Proteins from a genomic interval of Papaver somniferum cultivar HN1 chromosome 4, ASM357369v1, whole genome shotgun sequence:
- the LOC113274990 gene encoding receptor-like serine/threonine-protein kinase At2g45590 — MPSRQLSQTPTPPFFVPPEDVVVVPSTEATTTAATASNNQTPTLPYNHHNHHHKFPLPAVLITIAMVFTLLTFLAILYRKLSRKRTVPTSDLNPKPQRYSYSVLRRATGAFAASNRLGQGGFGSVYKGVLTNGQEIAVKLMDSIGSLQGEREFQNELSIAGKIDSQYVVNLIGFSSDTKRRRMLLVYELMINRSLQDALLDRKCVELMEWKKRFCIAVDIAKGLEFLHYQCDPVIIHGDIKPSNILLDSDFNAKIADFGLARSKIDDAYGGGGGGGGGDLVSGVSEVSGIEIEEEVEEERKVCNNELKKKKIEGGGGSEILTDNGSIIDGTESVLTGYEEVGFVEASPESCIIRVTDGVEAASSENVIVLSPEAVTATEEASPPSEIMGTSISEGNFDRLSMDSRKDLVGDGNRKSSSRKKSGTGKDWWWKQDGGCGSESGVKDYVMEWIGTEIKKERPKSEWVTTVGEDMCKANCKPDKKKQHRRLEWWASLDEDKVKKKEKTRPAREWWREEFCEELSKKKKKRELKSTSSGAGGGDNWWQREEDMNVDVKKKKKRNWSRGSRGSVDWWLDGLSGEIKSFGRNSRDWVSGEIPKSGGISSTPSMRGTVCYIAPEYGGGGQLSEKCDVYSYGVLLLVLVSGRRPLQVTASPMSEFERANLISWARHLAHSGKLQELFDPAIQSLDREQALLCVTVALLCLQRSPSKRPNIREVVGMLTGESEAPHLPFEFSPSPPSGFPFKSRKKPRDANSIGMENC, encoded by the coding sequence atgccATCACGACAACTATCACAAACACCAACACCACCGTTTTTTGTACCGCCAGAAGACGTAGTAGTAGTACCATCAACagaagcaacaacaacagcagcaacagcgtCAAACAACCAGACCCCAACACTTCcttataatcatcataatcatcatcataagTTTCCATTGCCAGCAGTGTTGATTACAATCGCGATGGTATTTACATTATTAACATTTTTAGCGATTTTATATCGAAAATTATCTCGTAAAAGAACAGTCCCGACAtcagatctaaaccctaaaccaCAGCGGTACTCGTACTCTGTACTTCGTCGTGCTACTGGAGCATTTGCGGCTTCGAATCGATTAGGTCAAGGTGGATTTGGTTCAGTGTATAAGGGTGTGTTAACAAATGGTCAAGAAATTGCTGTGAAATTAATGGATTCGATTGGTTCGTTACAAGGAGAAAGAGAATTTCAGAATGAATTGAGCATAGCTGGTAAAATTGATTCGCAATATGTTGTTAATTTGATTGGATTTTCTAGCGATACGAAACGGAGAAGAATGTTGTTAGTTTATGAATTGATGATTAATAGGAGTTTACAAGATGCATTACTTGATAGGAAATGTGTTGAATTGATGGAATGGAAAAAGAGATTTTGTATTGCTGTTGATATTGCTAAAGGACTTGAGTTTCTTCATTATCAATGTGATCCTGTTATTATTCATGGTGATATTAAACCTAGTAATATTCTTCTTGATAGTGATTTTAATGCAAAGATTGCTGATTTTGGTCTTGCTAGATCTAAGATTGATGATgcttatggtggtggtggtggtggtggaggaggggATTTGGTTTCTGGAGTTTCTGAGGTTTCAGGGattgaaattgaagaagaagtagaagaagagagaaaagttTGTAATAATGaattgaaaaagaagaaaattgaagGAGGAGGAGGATCTGAGATTTTAACTGATAATGGATCTATAATTGATGGAACTGAGAGTGTTTTGACTGGTTATGAAGAAGTAGGTTTTGTGGAAGCATCACCGGAGAGTTGTATTATTAGAGTTACGGATGGTGTGGAAGCTGCGTCGTCTGAAAATGTGATTGTTTTGTCGCCTGAAGCAGTTACAGCAACAGAAGAAGCATCACCGCCTTCGGAGATTATGGGGACGAGTATATCAGAAGGGAATTTCGATAGGCTTAGTATGGATAGTAGGAAAGATTTGGTTGGTGATGGGAATAGGAAGAGTAGTAGTAGGAAGAAGAGTGGTACAGGGAAAGATTGGTGGTGGAAACAAGATGGTGGGTGTGGATCGGAGTCTGGTGTGAAAGATTATGTAATGGAATGGATAGGAACTGAAATTAAGAAAGAAAGGCCTAAAAGCGAGTGGGTTACTACCGTAGGTGAAGATATGTGTAAAGCGAATTGTAAACCGGATAAAAAGAAACAGCATAGGCGTCTTGAATGGTGGGCGTCGTTAGATGAAGATAAggtaaagaagaaggagaaaactaGACCTGCTAGAGAGTGGTGGAGGGAAGAATTTTGTGAGGAACTtagtaagaaaaagaagaaaagggagttgAAGTCTACTAGTAGTGGTGCAGGAGGAGGAGATAATTGGTGGCAGAGAGAGGAAGATATGAATGTTGatgttaaaaagaagaagaaaaggaattggAGTAGAGGTAGTAGAGGAAGTGTTGATTGGTGGTTAGATGGTTTGAGCGGGGAAATTAAATCTTTCGGAAGAAATAGTCGAGATTGGGTAAGTGGAGAAATCCCTAAAAGTGGCGGAATCAGTAGTACTCCGAGTATGAGAGGCACGGTATGCTACATTGCTCCTGAATATGGTGGTGGTGGACAACTCTCTGAGAAATGTGATGTTTATAGCTACGGAGTTCTTTTATTAGTTCTTGTGTCTGGTCGTCGGCCATTGCAAGTTACGGCTTCACCAATGTCAGAATTCGAACGTGCGAATCTCATTTCATGGGCTCGACATCTTGCCCATAGTGGGAAGCTTCAGGAACTCTTTGATCCAGCTATTCAGTCGTTGGATCGAGAACAGGCTCTTCTTTGTGTCACTGTTGCACTTCTCTGTTTGCAACGATCGCCCTCTAAACGGCCCAATATTAGAGAAGTTGTTGGGATGCTTACGGGAGAATCAGAGGCTCCGCACTTGCCCTTCGAGTTTTCACCCTCACCGCCTTCTGGTTTCCCATTTAAGTCACGGAAGAAACCTAG